Genomic segment of Chloroflexota bacterium:
GGTCTGCATGTTGTTCTTCACGCGATGGTGCAGCTCTTGCAGCAGCAGCGACTGGCTCTCAAGGCTGCTGCGCGCCTCCTCGAACAGGCGCGCGTTTTCCATGGCGATCGCCGCGTGATTGCCGAAGGTAAACGCCAGGTCCACCTGCTCCTGGCTGATCTCGCCGGGCTGCAGGCTGTAGAGGCTCACCGCCCCCAGCACGTCGTCGCCGGTGATGAGCGGCACCGAGAACATGGCGCGGTAGCCCTCCCGGCGCACGAGGTCGGGCGGCGCCTGCAGCAGGTCGCTGTTCATCGAGTCGGGCACCACCACCGGCGCGCGCGTCTGCACCGCGCGGCCCACCGCGCCCTCGCCCAGCGCCAGCCGGTGCTGCGCGTACTCCCGCCCGAGATTGAACGACGTGATGATGCGGAGCTCGTCGTCCGTCACGCGCCAGATGGCCGCCTTCTCCATCCCCGTCAGCTCGGCGGCCTGACGGGCAATCTGGGCCAGTACTGACTGAAGCTCCAGGTTGGACGCCAGCGTGCGCGCGAGGTTTTGCACCGACGTGAGCTGCTCGACCTTGCCGTGCAGCGCGTCGTCGGTTTCGCCGTGCAGGCGCGCGTTCTCCACCGCGATGGCGATGTGGCCGGCGGTGATCTCGGCAAACCGGATCTCTTCCCGGGCGAAATCGCGAAACTCGGTCGACGTCACGTTGAGCACGCCAATCAGCCGGTTGACGGTGAACAACACGATGGGCACCGCCAGAAAGCTGCGCAGCCGCTCTTCGCCCAATCCGGGCACGTATTTGAAGCGCGGGTCCGACCACACGTCGCGCACCGGCACCGGACGGCCAATCTTGGCGGCCTCGCCGACGATGCCCTCGCCGATGCTCAGCGTGAGCTGACCCACCGCCTCGGGGTTGAAGGAGCGCGTGCCCCGCAGGATCAGGCGATCGATGGCCGGGTCGTAGAGATAAATCGTGACCTCGGGCGCATCCAGCACTTCGCCCACCGACTCGACCGTGAGCCGGAGT
This window contains:
- a CDS encoding GAF domain-containing protein, yielding MVDAKSLALWLADREGGRVTAPPHELARLALHLGVSLEFRQHLNAAGAEAASHEGSAAVLASTAIRRLGHAATDYLARLDASQRLHAAERLEELQALVVEALLQGHSSVVALTSSPTKRERQLTETIEGLDRINAAINSSLELEEVLRLTVESVGEVLDAPEVTIYLYDPAIDRLILRGTRSFNPEAVGQLTLSIGEGIVGEAAKIGRPVPVRDVWSDPRFKYVPGLGEERLRSFLAVPIVLFTVNRLIGVLNVTSTEFRDFAREEIRFAEITAGHIAIAVENARLHGETDDALHGKVEQLTSVQNLARTLASNLELQSVLAQIARQAAELTGMEKAAIWRVTDDELRIITSFNLGREYAQHRLALGEGAVGRAVQTRAPVVVPDSMNSDLLQAPPDLVRREGYRAMFSVPLITGDDVLGAVSLYSLQPGEISQEQVDLAFTFGNHAAIAMENARLFEEARSSLESQSLLLQELHHRVKNNMQTIKSLLEMQARRAQTDEAAELLKLSAGRIAGMAQVHDLLSRQNIGLASVGEIIEAMVTLMRADLAVSGRSVEIQVEAEAAQITSDKASVFALVVNELLWNALQHGLEGRPSGQIHVTAEVDGPTLIVTVADNGRGLPPGFDLESDLGLGLSIVRNLSERNLEGAVAIAPRDDGPGAEATLRFAP